GTAACAGGCTGCATAGGGATACATGGAAGATGTTGTCAGATTGCCGCCAAGGATGCTGATGTCTTTTTCATCGGGCTTAGCGATTTGAAGTTCTTCAGCCAGTTCATCAGACCAGGCTATTAATTCAGGATTTTTGACTGGGGTAGGTATAGCTTTGCTGTATAAAACGCCGGGAGTTTGTCTGGGTGGAAAATTTCCGCTTTCATCACCATCAAATGTGGTGATAAATTCATTTTTAAACGTTTTTGTACTTAAGTTTTCCATAAAATCCTGCTTCTTTTGAACAGACAAAGGTAGAGCCATTTGGTGGGCTTTAATAAATCTTTCCATTTATTTTATGTTCATTATAAAGAGAGCGTTTGTTACTGTCGTGAATTTTTATTAACTTATAAGGATGTTACCAGGGGGTTGATATGGTGAACAGGATGGAAATTATTTCTGTAAAACCAAAATTATCTCTTTAGAAAATGAACGGAATGAATGGTGATAATCTATTGCGATCGTTATTGTAAGACGGTAAATTTAAATAATTAATCAGGTTAAATTAATTAATTCTATGAACAGAGCCTATAGTCAAAAAATAATGGTGGTTGCCACTGAAGACAAAGTTTCTGTTCGGAGAGATTTCTTTGAAAGAGAAATAATCATGGAATTAAAAGCGCAGAACCAGTTGTCTTTTAATCGGTTATATGTGAAATATGCATCTATGTTATTAGGCGTGATCTCCAAGCTGGTTTCCTCCAGAGAGGTGGCTGAGGATATTTTACAGGAGACTTTTATCAAAATCTGGAAGTCAATTGATCAATATGATGAAGAGAAAGGCAGGTTATTTACATGGATGGCCTGTTTAGCGCGCAATACTGCAAAAGACTATCTCAAAGGGAAGAATTTTGCAAAGAGTATCAGAAATGATGATATCGATAGTGTGTATTCCAAGATTAATAATTTTCATTATTTCAGGTATAATACCGATGTCATCGGCTTGCGTGAGCTGATGGGTGTGCTATCAGACTCACAGAAGCAAATTCTTAACCTGGTCTATTTTCAGGGTTATACGCAGCTGGAAGTCTCTGATAAACTTCATATTCCTTTAGGCACCGTAAAATCAAAAATCAGGCTCGCTGTAAAAGAATTACGGTGCTATTTTTAATGGACTATTTGTAAACCTCCAGTTCTGCAATACGCATGATCCCATTTTCAGTATTTTGTAACCTCAGGTATCTTGCTGTTGTTTTTACAGCCAATGTGATGCGTTGTAAAATCGGGTTAGCCTTAATATTTGAAAATTCTCCTGCTGCAATTTTCTGCCAGTTTTTACCATCTTCACTGCTGAATAATTCGTATTTTTCAATGGCTCCGGTTGCTGTTCCATCCTGTCCGGGTAAGTAACCTACGGCTGAAAATGACAATGGTTTCCCAAAATCAAGGTCAATATAATTACTGCTTTTCGTTTCGAAAAAGGTGGATTTGTTATTGTCTATGCTGTTTTTAAGTGTAAGCTGTGCTGTGGCAGCTGATGTAGATGCTTTCCAGTTTGTTTTGGTGTAGGCATCATTTTGTTTTTGATTCGTCACTGGTTTGAGTGCCGGTTCCAGGTAAAGACCAATCTCACTTAATGTAATAGCTACAGGTGCATAAACATGGATACGGATTTTTGCCGCATTTTCCGGTTGCGGTAAACGGATGATCCGGTTAGCACCAATACTGGTTGCTTTGGCCAGTATTTCCCACCGGTTATTTTTGAAGACATCCACAGTTACACTATCAATCCTTTGTCCGAGCTTAATATTTTCGCGGAGC
The sequence above is drawn from the Pedobacter cryoconitis genome and encodes:
- a CDS encoding RNA polymerase sigma factor codes for the protein MNRAYSQKIMVVATEDKVSVRRDFFEREIIMELKAQNQLSFNRLYVKYASMLLGVISKLVSSREVAEDILQETFIKIWKSIDQYDEEKGRLFTWMACLARNTAKDYLKGKNFAKSIRNDDIDSVYSKINNFHYFRYNTDVIGLRELMGVLSDSQKQILNLVYFQGYTQLEVSDKLHIPLGTVKSKIRLAVKELRCYF